A region from the Mustelus asterias unplaced genomic scaffold, sMusAst1.hap1.1 HAP1_SCAFFOLD_277, whole genome shotgun sequence genome encodes:
- the LOC144486039 gene encoding LOW QUALITY PROTEIN: uncharacterized protein LOC144486039 (The sequence of the model RefSeq protein was modified relative to this genomic sequence to represent the inferred CDS: inserted 1 base in 1 codon): MTLRTLQMWHRACAMGSGGMNRTLSQPQGHCGKGFTQSSHLQSHQLRHTGEKPFTCSQCGEGFTRSTNLQSHQRVHTGERPFTCSQCGQGFIQFCSLQTHQRVHTGERPFTCSQCGKGFTRSSHLQRHQRVHTGESPFTCSQCGKGFTQPSHLQRHQRIHTGERPFTCSQCGKGFTQSSNLRTHERVHTGERPFTCSQCGQEFTQLCTLRTHQLVHTGERPFTCSQCGKGFTRLSTLRTHQQVHTGERPFTCSQCGKGFTRLSDLQTHQRVHTGERPYTCSQCGKGFTVSSTLQRHQRVHTGERPFTCSQCGKRFAQSSALRTHQRIHSGERPFTCSQCGKGFTRSSVLRTHQRIHSGERPFTCSQCGKGFARSSNLQRHQRVHXGERPFTCSQCGKEFTQLSHLLWRRMDKSPGPNELHARLLMEFAEEIVDTLVVIFRSSLNFGRDTRTMEKPWKCGDCGKGFKAPSDLEIHRRSHTGERPFTCSVCGKGFTLSSSLRRHQRVHTEERPFACPQCAKRFSQLSSLRTHQRFHTGERPFTCSQCGKGFSRSSNLRTHQRVHTGEKPFTCSQCGEGFTQSSNLRTHQRVHTGEKPFTCSQCGKGFNDLSNLQKHQRVHTGERPFTCPQCGKRFTDSSSLQTHQRVHTGERPFICSQCGKGFSVSSALLRHQQVHE, encoded by the exons tgtggaaagggattcactcagtcatcccacctgcaatcacaccagctacgtcacacaggggagaagccgttcacctgctctcagtgtggggagggattcactcggtcaaccaacctgcagtcacaccagcgagttcacactggggagagaccattcacctgctctcagtgtgggcagggattcattcagttctgcagcctgcagacacaccagcgagttcacactggagagaggccattcacctgctctcagtgtgggaagggattcactcggtcatcccacctgcagagacaccagcgagttcacactggggagagtccattcacctgctctcagtgtgggaagggattcactcagccatcccacctgcagagacaccaacgcattcacactggggagaggccgttcacctgctctcagtgtgggaagggattcactcagtcatccaacctgcggacacacgaacgagttcacactggggagagaccgttcacctgctctcagtgtgggcaagaattcactcagttatgcaccctgcggacacaccagctagttcacactggggagaggccattcacctgctctcagtgtgggaagggattcactcggttatccaccctgcggacgcaccagcaagttcacactggggagag gccattcacctgctctcagtgtgggaagggattcactcggttatccgacctgcagacacatcaacgcgttcatactggggagaggccgtacacctgctctcagtgtggaaagggattcaccgtgtcatccactttgcagagacaccagcgagttcacactggggagaggccattcacctgctctcagtgtgggaagagattcgctcagtcatccgccctgcggacacatcagcgcattcacagcggggagaggccgttcacctgctctcagtgtgggaagggattcactcggtcatccgtcctgcggacacatcagcgcattcacagcggggagaggccgtttacctgctctcagtgtgggaagggtttcgctcgttcatccaacctgcagagacaccagcgagttc atggggagaggccattcacctgctctcagtgtgggaaggaattcactcagttatcccacctgttg tggcgAAGGatggacaagtcaccaggacccaatgaactgcacgctCGGCTTTTAATGGAGTttgctgaagagatagtggaCACTTTGGTTGTAATTTTTCGTAGCTCGCTAAATTTTGGAAGG gacacccgcaccatggagaaaccgtggaaatgtggggattgtgggaagggattcaaagctCCATCTgatctggaaattcatcgacgcagtcacaccggggagaggccgttcacctgttcggtgtgtgggaagggattcactttgtcatccagcctgcggagacaccagcgagttcacactgaggagagaccgttcgcctgccctcagtgtgcgaagagattcagtcagttatccagcctgcggacacaccagcgatttcacactggggagagacctttcacctgctctcagtgtgggaagggattcagtcggtcatccaatctgcggacacaccagcgagttcacactggggagaaaccgttcacctgctctcagtgtggagagggattcactcagtcatccaacttgcggacacaccagcgagttcacactggggaaaaaccgttcacctgctctcagtgtgggaagggattcaatgacTTATCCAacttgcagaaacaccagcgagttcacactggggagaggccgttcacctgccctcaatgtgggaagagattcactgactcatccagcctgcagacacaccagcgagttcacacgggggagaggccattcatctgctctcaatgtgggaagggattcagtgtttCATctgccctgctgagacaccaacaagttcacgagtga